A single region of the Triticum dicoccoides isolate Atlit2015 ecotype Zavitan chromosome 2B, WEW_v2.0, whole genome shotgun sequence genome encodes:
- the LOC119367927 gene encoding disease resistance protein RGA5-like, with protein sequence MKQKIVIQLSMSCDKSRSKALTLAAKAAGVTSMGITGDARDQLEVVGDGVDPVCLVCSLRKKLGHAQIVKVEEVKKPEEKKKDEPKPAVPEPVNPPPYFFYPPSSYYHHQYPLYF encoded by the exons atgaag CAAAAGATTGTCATCCAGTTGAGCATGTCGTGCGATAAAAGCCGGTCGAAAGCACTGACGCTGGCCGCCAAAGCAGCCGGGGTGACGTCCATGGGGATAACCGGAGACGCCAGGGACCAGCTGGAGGTGGTCGGCGACGGCGTCGACCCGGTGTGCCTTGTCTGCTCCCTCCGCAAGAAGCTCGGCCACGCCCAAATCGTCAAGGTGGAGGAAGTGAAGAAaccggaggagaagaagaaggatgaGCCGAAGCCGGCCGTGCCTGAGCCCGTGAACCCGCCGCCGTACTTCTTCTACCCGCCCAGCTCCTACTACCATCACCAGTACCCGCTGTACTTCTGA